The genomic region TGCTACGTAAGGAAGGACTAAATTGACATTAAAGGAACTAAAATGACATAATTTAGTTGATCATCTTTTTTTCCAAAATGTTAAAATCCTAACGGCTACTTTATCATAATGCAAGTTTGTAAACTAAAACAAACATAGGAAAAATAAAGTTACAAATCATGAATGCAAGTTTGTCAAATAAGAATAACGCCTCAACAAATCAACCCATTCATCCAAAGCCCCTCTCATTCATTATTGGAACACACGCATCTCAAACAGAGAACACTTCCTTCTCTCAAAAGCTTCACATCTCACACTACACCACTACGTTATTCTCAATAACCTCTTAAACCAAAATCCCAAACCCTTCACTCTCAAAAACTACTCCAACGGTTTAAACGCAAACAACAACGCGTTTGAATGATATAGTGTTGGTTCATCTACGCTGGTTCAACACGAGAAGACCAAATGCAGTAAAAAACAAAACCCTTACCTCTACTGGAAAGCACTGATTGCGTCAATCAATACTGAAGGATGACGATTATCGACGTGGAACACACAAAAGCACTAATTGCGTCAATGAACAGTGAAGGATGACGAAGAACGACAACCATCACCACTGGGAGAGCGATGATCGATGTGGACCTAGCACAGGAACACTATCCTTCAACCATAGGAGGGAGAAAATGGTGAGAGGAAATTCATCACATTTTCAATTAAACTGAAAACTATTAGGGATCAATTTGATACTATATACAAAAATTGACTCTTCATTTTCcaatataacatttaaaattatgtcataTTAGTCCCTATAACATGGTTATTTTCCAATTAtgcttattttgatatttttttaatctcaggGATCAAATTGACAGCTCCTCCAAAAGTGAGGAACTAATTTAGTACTTTACTCAAAATCTTGTTgtatataatttcaaaaattgagtaAATTACATTAACCATTTATGAGATTTCGCAAAATTACACAAACtctttatgtttctttttactcctatatatatatatatatatatatatatatatatatatatatatatatatcaatttccgtgaaaataaatcaataaataaataaataattgtttctatttttttcatgatACATAGGAGAGTGCAAGATCCAACCAAACACGTAGGCTTTATAAATATCTTGTATACACAGTGGCATTTAAGCATTATTAGAATTTGTTTACAAGAATAATGTAAGTGTAATTATGAAAAatcttatttacttatttaaatttattatataaacatGTTTGTTTGGGAAAGCTTGGGCAATTGCTTAAGATATATCCATAAGCTGGTTTAagcttatttttattaaactcTTCACATGACGTACGAAAACATAAATACTTCTATAAAAAACAGTTTGATTCTGCCGATTCTTCGATTATAAAAgcaattttatatttactaacactattttatatgttataattataaattaattatcattatgATGACATTTAATGAGAAAAcactgaaaaaatattttacactagataaattcatgaaattttattttgatgtagTATAGCACTATTCACAATCCCTGTTGTGAGGAGGGTTTTTAAGACGTTGCTACCAGCTGGCTAAAATctaattgattaatatttataggTAAtgtttgcaataaaaaaaagtttaaggcATTGCAACCAGCAAATGAGAATACTGTGGTCAATCAAGACTGTTCAGCTGGCTCAACTGAACTGTTTTTGCCACTGGCTCAGAGTCCATATTGAGAGTTGTGAAGTAGAATTAGCTTCAAACCGCTTGCAACTCCCTTTGATGGCTTCCTTAAACGACAAAATTTCTCCCTTAAGACTACGTCGTCTTGGCAAGACCAAGTCTGTCCTCGAGGAATGCTTTTGTCCCACAAGAACCTCTCAGAGAATGGATTCACTAGACTCTCACGAAACTCTTGCACTGGTTCACATAGCAACCCCTGAAGCAGTCACAGAAAGAGTAAtgtcaaaagtttaaaatattgagTCGAGTGGAGGAAGAATGCTAGGAACACACTTTTTAGCATACTCCTTCAAACACACTCTCTTAaactgattaaaatttattaaaaactgcAAAATCAAAGAGagtcattaaatattaaatatgatgtgagaccaccaaattttatcatttttaataaatttcagctAATGAAAGTGTTTGAAGGAGTGTGGTAGAGTGTGTGTTCCTAGCATTTCTCGAGTAGAGTAATAGGAAAGGAGCATGTTATATAGATAACTCGATACCTCTGCCATGCATTTGATTTTCAATGTGACATCCTCACTAAGCAGGATAAGTTGTCCATCATTTTGGTTTCTTCTGTATAGAAGAGCAAAGTCAAGGATGTGATCTTCTACTGTTGGTGAAGCAATTTCCATGGAGAACTTCTGGGTTGAAAGAGAAGTCCAACTCTCTTCACTCAACTGAGTCAGAGGAGAAGCAGGTGGGGTTGGAGCAATTAGCCTTCCCTCATCCACTGAGCTCTGGATATGAATCCACCAGTTTGACTTCACCATACATTCTTCAATCCATTCCAATGCCAAAGAAGACTCTGAAATTCTTCTGAAAATTGTGAACTGTTGCTTCATACGGTCCAGTTCCCTTATGACTGATATTGCATAGTGATAACTGGGTTTGTTAGAAACAACAACACTTCATTTGAAATAGTAAAGAACAAGGCAcataatgtttttaaaacacattacCCAATCTTGGAATGATTAACCGAGTCCCCTTGAGACCTTGTAAAAGCTGCAGAGCTTTCCTTGATTCCTTGTTCACAAGAGATGTAGTATCCACAATCATGTCCCAGCTTCTCTTCTTTGGCACCCCACTAATATCctgcaaatgaaaaaaatgtaaccATACACTAAACAATGTATTGAACCATTCTCAATAAATATGAATGCATGATATTATACTATGTCAACTTACAGAAGGGTTAAAACGCTGGTCTAAAATTTGTCCACAATTACTAAAATGAAGGCTTTTGGAAGCAGAAACAGGACAACAAGTGCCTGATCTCCTCTTGTCTCCCGAGTTCCTCAGTGATTGGAAGGGTATCCTTTCCACTCGGTCCTTCAAATCTTGCTCCTGTGCAAACTTGATATGGCTGCTGAAAGGATTTCTTTGCAATTTTTGATCCTGGACTCCTTTTAGAGTTTGATTCTCTTCGTTTGAGGTGGGGATCATGTTTTCATCTGGATATAAGTTGGGacaaaaattatccttctttttcaaAAGCTGCAATCGAAGGGTATTTGGACTGAAGTTTTCCTTATCTGGAGTGAAgatctcttcttcctcttcttccccATCCAAATCAGAGAGAAGATCCTTTGAGATTGTTTTGTTTATGACATCCTTCTGATTCATTCTGTGTAAAGAGGGGCCTATGCTTTCATTTGGATACATGTCAGGATTAAATGTACCCTTTGAAAGGGGTGACCTTTGTGATTTGGAATGTTTAATTTCTTCTACCTTGCCTTTCTTTTTCAGAAGCCGCAAATGAAGGGTATTTGGACTGAAGTTTTCCTTATCTGGAGTGAagatttcttcttcctcttcccccTCCAAATCAGAGAATAGATCCCTTGAAATTGTTCTATTTATGCTATCCTTCTGGTTTATGTTGCATAAAGTGGAGCCTATGTTTTCATTTGGATACATGTCAGGATTAAACGTACCCTTTGAAAGGGGTGATCTTCGTGACTTGGAACGTTTAATTTCTTCTACCTTACCCTTCTTTTTCAGAAGCCGCAATTGAAGGGCATTTGGATTTAAGTTTTCCTCCTCAGGAATgaagatttctttttcctttaaagTGGGATCTATGCTTTCATTTGGATAGATATCACAATTAAATGTATCCCTTAAAATGTGTCGTGACCTTTGTGACTTGGAATGTTTAATTCCTTCTATTTTACCCTTCTTTAAAAATCGCAAGTGGAGAGTATTCGGACTGATGTTTTCTTTATCTGGAGTGTAGATTTCTTCGTCGTCTTCTTCTACTTCCCCATCCAGAACAGAGGAAAGATTCTTTGAGATTGTTCTGTTTCTGATATCCTTCTCATTGCTCATTGCAACTTCAACATTGGCTGCATTCTTCAGTATGCTCTTGCTAGTTCGAACCTGAGGAGCACTAGTAGCTTTACCTCTTCTTGACCAAATATTTGTTGAAGTTTTCTCCATTGCTTTTATGCAGCTTTCAAGATTTTCCATATCAGAGTGCTGGGTCTGGTcctcattcataatattcaaaACTACTTCTTGTGGCATTGACAAATTGACTGATTCTATCTGATGCGGTGTGGGGGAGATGCTATATGCGTGCTTGTTTCTAACATCTTGAACTATTTCATTGAGTGAGTGCCCTTGGTCATGACAAAATTTATCATTCAGCAGCTGAGACAGTGATCTATACATATGTTGCTTTCCTTCATCAGATAGAGAATCCATAGCAACTTTCTCAacaattttgatttgttcaaCTTTGGTTCCAGGCATAACTTCCTCAACTGGCAGAAATACATCCTCAGAATTGAAATTTCCAGCTCCAGCAATAAAAGCATCTGTAACACTTCCGTCATCTCTGAGGGTACATTCGGATTCAGATTCATTAGTTGTTATTACATCTTCAGCGGCATGAAGAGATTCTGGTACTGTAAAAATATCTATAATGCTTTCATCATCTTCAGATTCACATTCAGTTTCTTCAGGCATTATTACCGCTTCAGGTGCACTTTTCTCACCAAGAGATGATGGAGCTGTATTTACAGGCAAGCTAGAATAATGCTTTTCAAACAAATTCTCATGACCAGATGGCAATGGAGAAGTAAATATGTCAGGTGGAGTATGGAACTGCAGCATTTTGGTCTCCAAAACAGCTTCCACAGCTGGCAAACATGAAGTATCAGACAAATTTTCTGTCAGTGTGTCATCACATTCCACAAGTGATTCCACATAAGTTGGTGATAGAACCTGGCTCACAGAGTCACACAAATTGTTTTCACCATCAGATATCGTAGGCAAATATGATGTTTCAGTTCCAAAAGGGTCACTTGGGATTCCAATTGCTTCCTCTTTTGATGGGCTCTTCCTTTCTTCCTCACAACATAAAGAAATCATGTCTTCCAACATCCAAGGTTCCAAGGGAATTTCCTCTTTCACAGTTAGTTCCACATTCTCATCTAGGAATAAAGAACTGATATCCTCAACAATTGAATCCATTGATTCAATTTCTTCCATTTCAGCAGGACAGCAGTTCAAGTTCTGCAGGTCCCAAAAACATATTATAATTACAACAGAAAACAGAAAAGCAAGCCTGGTACATGGATCAATCAACACggcaaatttttaaaaatataacacaagacttaactaatattaaaacatataaaattagtataaattaatatgaatcAAAAAAGAGAACTGATTTTTGTAAGGTGATCACAcgaataattagaaaaataatataatattataatatttttttaatcattgtaaTATGCTCATTTGCActtgtataaaatttaaaataattttaaaaaaatgtgtaaaaaaactataaaatgaagCTAGACATAAATACATGCCCACACCTTTTGTGGTATCTTTTCTATGAGCACTAAAAGTACTCCATTCAAACAGCCAGAAAATAATGTCTAATCTCTTTTAGACGTGGAAATCAACAAAGTGAGTTTTACTTCTTGCAATAAAACTTTCTATGAAAATTACAACTCAAatcattcaaaacaaaacaaactattttaatcctataattaattttatctaataatggTAATAcactcaaaataaataaaacatcttGTGTGGTATTCACTTTTATAAACACTAAAAGTATTACCTAGTTCATGGTTAAAAGACTAATGTTTAACTGTGATGTAGAGATCAACAAAGTAGATTTTATCTTTGTTGATTTTACCTTTctttaataaagtatttttcatGGACACGACTAATAATCAAATCCTGTACACTAACACATGTTCAAGAGACTCAACTATCTATCAACTATGTTGAGCTTGTTTGTACCTAGTGCACTAACTAATTTTGAAATGTGAATGCTTCCTTGCtcgattcattttatttatgaacCTCAAATAATGTTCTCATCCTATTCAATTACCAAAACTCCCAAACAAAACATTTAATTcaaagtaaa from Glycine soja cultivar W05 chromosome 16, ASM419377v2, whole genome shotgun sequence harbors:
- the LOC114389443 gene encoding FHA domain-containing protein PS1: MGLENQSKAEEEKEGEIPVLTVLKNNTVLKNIFIVNKPTDQKQSSADHVNVLLVGRHPDCDLMLTHPSISRFHLQIRSNPSSRTFSLLDLSSVHGTWVSGRRIEPMVSVEMKEGETLRVGVSSRVYRLHWIPVSRAYDLENPFVAQLDSVAEEEEEEKEEEEEMQNLNCCPAEMEEIESMDSIVEDISSLFLDENVELTVKEEIPLEPWMLEDMISLCCEEERKSPSKEEAIGIPSDPFGTETSYLPTISDGENNLCDSVSQVLSPTYVESLVECDDTLTENLSDTSCLPAVEAVLETKMLQFHTPPDIFTSPLPSGHENLFEKHYSSLPVNTAPSSLGEKSAPEAVIMPEETECESEDDESIIDIFTVPESLHAAEDVITTNESESECTLRDDGSVTDAFIAGAGNFNSEDVFLPVEEVMPGTKVEQIKIVEKVAMDSLSDEGKQHMYRSLSQLLNDKFCHDQGHSLNEIVQDVRNKHAYSISPTPHQIESVNLSMPQEVVLNIMNEDQTQHSDMENLESCIKAMEKTSTNIWSRRGKATSAPQVRTSKSILKNAANVEVAMSNEKDIRNRTISKNLSSVLDGEVEEDDEEIYTPDKENISPNTLHLRFLKKGKIEGIKHSKSQRSRHILRDTFNCDIYPNESIDPTLKEKEIFIPEEENLNPNALQLRLLKKKGKVEEIKRSKSRRSPLSKGTFNPDMYPNENIGSTLCNINQKDSINRTISRDLFSDLEGEEEEEIFTPDKENFSPNTLHLRLLKKKGKVEEIKHSKSQRSPLSKGTFNPDMYPNESIGPSLHRMNQKDVINKTISKDLLSDLDGEEEEEEIFTPDKENFSPNTLRLQLLKKKDNFCPNLYPDENMIPTSNEENQTLKGVQDQKLQRNPFSSHIKFAQEQDLKDRVERIPFQSLRNSGDKRRSGTCCPVSASKSLHFSNCGQILDQRFNPSDISGVPKKRSWDMIVDTTSLVNKESRKALQLLQGLKGTRLIIPRLVIRELDRMKQQFTIFRRISESSLALEWIEECMVKSNWWIHIQSSVDEGRLIAPTPPASPLTQLSEESWTSLSTQKFSMEIASPTVEDHILDFALLYRRNQNDGQLILLSEDVTLKIKCMAEGLLCEPVQEFRESLVNPFSERFLWDKSIPRGQTWSCQDDVVLREKFCRLRKPSKGVASGLKLILLHNSQYGL